In Planctomycetaceae bacterium, a single genomic region encodes these proteins:
- a CDS encoding sugar phosphate isomerase/epimerase family protein, whose translation MKKAICLDSLPGGMSILERFTLARDAGFTAVEPVAPANDQTLDEIKSAAERTGVAVASVMDIACWSCPFSSPDAAEVERGLEAARRAIDCAAALNAGAVLIVPAVVNEAVTYEDAYERSQRQIRELIPLAAVRKIVLALENVWNKFLLSPMEFARYIDELASPWVKAYFDVGNILLYGFPQHWIKTLGPRIARIHLKDFQIGPKAFADLLEGDVNWPAVIAALRAIGYDGCLTAEVGVAAEDPVAGVHKVSKALDQILAM comes from the coding sequence ATGAAGAAAGCCATCTGCCTGGACAGCCTCCCCGGCGGCATGAGCATCCTGGAGCGGTTCACGCTGGCAAGAGATGCCGGCTTCACAGCCGTCGAACCGGTCGCGCCCGCCAACGACCAGACGCTGGACGAGATCAAAAGCGCGGCCGAGCGCACGGGCGTAGCCGTCGCCTCGGTGATGGACATCGCCTGCTGGTCCTGTCCATTCTCCTCGCCCGACGCAGCCGAAGTCGAACGGGGCTTGGAGGCCGCGCGGCGGGCCATTGACTGCGCCGCCGCTCTCAACGCTGGCGCCGTACTGATCGTGCCAGCCGTCGTGAACGAAGCAGTGACGTACGAAGATGCCTACGAGCGATCGCAACGGCAGATTCGAGAGCTCATTCCCCTGGCGGCCGTGCGAAAGATCGTGCTGGCCCTGGAAAACGTCTGGAACAAGTTCCTGCTGAGCCCCATGGAGTTCGCCCGCTACATCGACGAACTGGCCAGCCCATGGGTGAAAGCCTACTTCGACGTGGGCAACATCCTGCTCTACGGATTTCCGCAGCACTGGATCAAAACCCTGGGCCCGCGCATCGCCCGGATTCACCTGAAGGACTTCCAGATCGGCCCAAAGGCGTTCGCCGACCTGCTCGAAGGCGACGTGAACTGGCCAGCCGTGATAGCGGCCCTCAGAGCCATCGGCTATGACGGTTGCTTGACCGCGGAGGTAGGCGTCGCCGCCGAGGACCCCGTCGCGGGCGTTCACAAAGTCAGCAAGGCCCTGGACCAGATCCTGGCGATGTAG
- a CDS encoding zinc ribbon domain-containing protein, which yields MKKLIVGIIVVAGVSLALAAEKKDLKKVDTEALTNETQKSAEPSEGINIVWWVPTEFWAASLGQSKDVSAADADKIITAIEKYLIVAVVRADISPLGGFKFHSQNVVSRNLKAAYKDKEGKETLLVLETDLDEDTRVLLDVIKPILKNAMGRMGENFHFFVYRGTDAKGRRIVSPYEKGCLTVEMKKVSNEAGGKVEFNCPLNSLFLPRTCAGCTKQAHISWNFCPWCGKKLPE from the coding sequence ATGAAGAAACTTATAGTGGGCATAATTGTTGTCGCGGGCGTGTCCTTGGCCTTGGCGGCCGAGAAGAAGGATCTCAAGAAGGTCGATACCGAAGCCCTGACCAATGAGACCCAAAAGAGTGCCGAGCCTTCGGAGGGCATCAATATCGTTTGGTGGGTCCCGACGGAGTTCTGGGCGGCCTCACTGGGGCAGAGCAAGGACGTCAGTGCGGCAGACGCGGACAAGATCATCACGGCGATTGAAAAGTACCTGATTGTTGCGGTTGTGCGCGCCGACATTTCCCCACTGGGCGGGTTCAAGTTCCACAGCCAGAATGTCGTTTCCAGGAACCTCAAGGCCGCCTACAAGGACAAGGAAGGAAAGGAAACGCTCCTGGTCCTGGAGACAGACCTCGATGAAGACACGAGGGTTCTTCTCGACGTCATCAAGCCGATCCTGAAGAACGCGATGGGCCGCATGGGAGAGAATTTCCATTTCTTCGTCTATAGGGGCACCGATGCCAAGGGCAGGCGGATCGTCTCGCCATACGAGAAGGGCTGCCTGACCGTGGAGATGAAGAAGGTCTCCAATGAGGCCGGCGGCAAAGTGGAGTTCAACTGCCCCCTGAACTCACTGTTCCTTCCCCGAACCTGCGCCGGATGCACAAAACAAGCCCACATAAGCTGGAACTTCTGCCCCTGGTGCGGCAAGAAACTGCCCGAGTAA
- a CDS encoding Gfo/Idh/MocA family oxidoreductase, which yields MLRLGIAGVGGLGQLHLKNYLQLADLVRVEALADPIEDRRTPGKLGMSAVNFDAGAAAVEVATNIRSYDDYSGLCRDKDIDVIAIATPSDLHAAAAVMALENGKHVFTEKPMALNEADCRRMLDAAAASGKKLMVGQVLRFWPTYVEAARLIKSGTYGKPLSAVFRRYGGNPGRWFAEEARSGGVPLDLHIHDADTALAWFGRPDEVTATVRGDLNPIHVIVSHWRYDNGPACIFEARWDVGTPFNFECCVTMEKATLRFGANIEGGLQVIQAGKVETLPVDTGWGFLPEDRYFLQCIRDNKPVDRCPPEESMLAVKYAMAGQ from the coding sequence GTGCTTCGACTGGGTATTGCCGGCGTGGGCGGTTTGGGCCAGCTTCATCTCAAGAATTATCTGCAGTTGGCCGACCTGGTGCGAGTCGAGGCGCTGGCCGACCCGATCGAAGACCGCCGCACGCCCGGAAAGCTCGGCATGTCGGCGGTTAACTTCGATGCCGGCGCCGCGGCCGTCGAGGTCGCCACGAACATCCGCTCCTACGACGACTACAGCGGCCTGTGCCGCGATAAGGACATCGACGTCATCGCCATCGCCACGCCCAGCGACCTGCACGCCGCCGCGGCCGTCATGGCGCTCGAAAACGGCAAGCACGTCTTCACTGAAAAACCGATGGCGCTCAACGAAGCCGATTGCCGCCGCATGCTCGACGCGGCGGCCGCCAGCGGCAAAAAGCTCATGGTCGGGCAGGTGCTGCGGTTCTGGCCGACGTACGTCGAGGCCGCGAGGCTGATCAAGTCCGGCACGTATGGCAAACCGCTGTCGGCCGTCTTCCGCCGCTACGGCGGCAACCCCGGGCGGTGGTTCGCTGAGGAAGCCCGCAGCGGCGGCGTGCCGCTGGACCTGCACATTCACGACGCCGACACGGCGTTGGCGTGGTTCGGCCGCCCGGACGAAGTGACCGCCACCGTCCGCGGCGACCTGAACCCCATACACGTGATCGTCAGCCACTGGCGCTACGACAACGGCCCGGCGTGCATCTTCGAAGCCCGCTGGGACGTCGGCACGCCGTTCAACTTCGAGTGCTGCGTGACGATGGAAAAAGCCACCCTGCGATTCGGCGCCAACATCGAAGGCGGCCTGCAGGTCATACAGGCCGGCAAAGTTGAAACCCTCCCCGTCGACACCGGCTGGGGCTTTTTGCCCGAGGATCGCTATTTCCTCCAGTGCATCCGCGACAACAAGCCCGTCGATCGTTGCCCGCCGGAAGAAAGCATGCTGGCCGTGAAGTACGCCATGGCGGGGCAGTAG
- a CDS encoding uroporphyrinogen decarboxylase family protein, protein MTRRQRLMATLTGQAVDRPPVSFYEIGGWRLDCDNPDPYNIYNGPGWRELIDLAEQQTDIIRMTGPREHPTGDNPRDEFFTTENWTEGASQFGRTTLRIAGRQMHSTWRRDRDVNTTWTPEHLLKDLDDIKAYLQLPAEVFAPGRIDVGNLLDAEKTLGEAGIIMVDHGDPICGVAPLFSMEDYTVLALTEPALFHKLMEQAAPSCYSRVEQIAKAFPGHLWRVVGSEYLSEPFVPPRLYREFLYNYTKPMCDIIRKHGGWPRIHSHGRLRGILGMIAEMADGLDPCEPPPQGDMTLSEIRLAAPEMILFGNIEASDIENLAPGLFEDKVRRAIEQGPDKNGSRFVLHPSACPYGREITRRTMTNYQTMVRVVDSLTG, encoded by the coding sequence ATGACCCGACGACAGCGACTGATGGCGACATTGACCGGCCAGGCGGTGGACCGTCCGCCGGTGAGCTTTTATGAGATCGGCGGGTGGCGGCTCGACTGCGATAATCCCGATCCGTACAACATCTACAATGGTCCCGGTTGGCGCGAGCTGATCGACCTGGCCGAGCAGCAGACCGACATCATCCGCATGACCGGGCCGCGCGAGCATCCCACGGGCGACAACCCACGCGACGAGTTTTTCACCACCGAAAACTGGACCGAAGGGGCCAGCCAATTTGGCCGCACGACGCTGCGCATCGCCGGGCGCCAGATGCACTCGACATGGCGGCGCGATCGCGACGTCAACACCACCTGGACGCCGGAGCATCTGCTCAAGGATCTTGACGATATTAAGGCATATCTGCAGCTTCCTGCCGAGGTATTCGCGCCCGGCCGCATTGATGTGGGCAATCTGCTTGATGCTGAAAAGACGCTGGGCGAGGCGGGCATCATCATGGTCGACCATGGCGACCCGATCTGCGGCGTCGCGCCGCTGTTTTCCATGGAAGATTACACTGTGCTGGCGTTGACCGAGCCGGCGCTGTTTCACAAACTGATGGAGCAGGCTGCCCCGAGCTGCTACAGCCGCGTCGAGCAGATCGCCAAGGCATTCCCCGGACACCTGTGGCGCGTGGTTGGGTCGGAGTATCTCTCGGAGCCCTTCGTGCCCCCGCGGCTGTACCGCGAGTTTTTGTATAACTACACCAAACCCATGTGCGACATCATCCGCAAGCACGGCGGCTGGCCGCGGATCCACAGCCACGGCCGCCTGCGCGGAATCCTGGGCATGATCGCCGAGATGGCCGACGGCCTGGACCCGTGCGAACCGCCGCCCCAGGGCGACATGACCCTTTCCGAGATTCGTCTGGCCGCCCCCGAAATGATCCTCTTTGGCAACATCGAGGCCAGCGACATCGAGAACCTCGCCCCCGGGCTCTTCGAGGACAAGGTCCGCCGCGCGATCGAGCAAGGCCCCGACAAAAACGGCAGCCGATTCGTCCTGCACCCCTCCGCCTGCCCCTACGGCCGCGAAATCACACGCAGGACGATGACGAATTACCAGACGATGGTTAGAGTGGTTGACTCGCTAACTGGTTGA
- a CDS encoding putative toxin-antitoxin system toxin component, PIN family — MRIFLDTNVIASALSTRGLCADLFRETGKFHELLVSGQVLDELQRVLTGKFSLPADAARAAVDEIARDAIVVEPGDQLELDISDKADLPILSAAAGAKADAFVTGDKEVLSLGQIASMPILSPREFWMMLQSPEAFVAQRKLARLGGTEKGLRPIRRRRPPRR; from the coding sequence ATGAGAATCTTTCTCGACACCAACGTCATCGCCAGTGCCCTCTCCACGCGCGGGCTTTGCGCGGACCTGTTTCGGGAAACCGGAAAATTCCATGAATTGCTGGTCTCTGGGCAGGTTCTCGACGAGTTGCAGCGGGTATTGACTGGCAAATTCTCGCTCCCGGCGGATGCGGCGCGGGCGGCTGTCGATGAGATTGCCCGCGACGCCATTGTCGTCGAACCTGGCGATCAACTGGAACTCGACATTTCCGACAAGGCAGACCTGCCTATTCTGTCCGCTGCGGCTGGAGCTAAAGCTGACGCGTTTGTCACCGGGGATAAGGAAGTTCTCTCGCTAGGACAAATCGCGTCGATGCCGATATTGTCTCCGCGGGAGTTCTGGATGATGTTGCAGTCGCCAGAGGCTTTTGTCGCGCAACGAAAGCTCGCACGGCTCGGCGGGACGGAGAAGGGTCTGCGACCCATCCGCCGGCGCCGGCCGCCACGGCGGTAA
- a CDS encoding CopG family transcriptional regulator: MKTSTLTIRLDKDLETMLSQESKRSRRNRSDVAREALRRHFRLSRFETLRRKIMPYAQAKGYLTDEDVFEDVS; the protein is encoded by the coding sequence ATGAAGACTTCGACACTGACAATCCGGCTGGACAAGGATCTCGAAACGATGCTGTCGCAGGAGTCCAAGCGTTCCAGGCGCAATCGCAGCGATGTGGCGCGCGAGGCGCTTCGGCGTCATTTCCGCCTCAGCCGATTCGAGACCCTGCGCAGAAAGATCATGCCGTACGCCCAGGCCAAGGGATACCTTACGGATGAGGATGTCTTTGAAGACGTCTCATGA
- the rpoN gene encoding RNA polymerase factor sigma-54, translated as MRLDVSQHARLEQRMKLSPRIIQAMEILQLPMMELQERIDQELERNPVLEMKDTGVDDEAPPAPDEMPTERGEQPLVVKEGNGQNEDFTRLDDMTEEYGSDFSPDFSPSEFSPQRRASSDDRDPKMEAMANAPAPGQSLAEYLLDQWAFVEVGDDVRAAGELIISYVDADGYLRTPLEEIAAAVQPAVPLTTLRQGLVLVQQLEPVGVAARDLSECLRLQLAAEAAAGLDVSLETELVTHFLRDIEMNHLPQIAKRLGRSVEDIKAAIENLAHLNPRPGSLVGQSSAPGIHPDVAVEVGQDGELIIDMDDGNFPDLRVSRSYRRMAKNRQTESAARQFLQRNIQSAHWLIGAIAQRRHTVRRVTEEVFKVQRDFLDEGAEALKPLPMADVAGKVGVHVATVSRAVAGKYVQTPRGIFPLRMFFSGGKTTSQGEDVAWDAIRVKLKEVIDAEDKSNPLNDDQLAAALSEKGLTIARRTVVKYRKLLDIPPARKRKQF; from the coding sequence ATGAGGCTCGACGTATCACAACACGCGCGGCTGGAGCAGCGGATGAAGCTCTCGCCGCGGATCATCCAGGCGATGGAGATCCTGCAGCTTCCGATGATGGAGCTCCAGGAGCGCATCGACCAGGAGCTCGAGCGCAACCCGGTGCTGGAGATGAAAGACACCGGCGTCGACGACGAGGCCCCGCCGGCGCCCGACGAGATGCCCACCGAACGCGGCGAACAGCCGCTGGTCGTCAAGGAAGGCAACGGGCAGAACGAAGACTTCACCCGCCTCGACGACATGACCGAGGAGTACGGCAGCGACTTTTCGCCGGACTTCTCGCCCAGCGAGTTTTCACCCCAGCGACGGGCCAGCAGCGACGATCGCGACCCCAAAATGGAAGCCATGGCCAACGCCCCTGCGCCGGGGCAGTCGCTGGCCGAGTACCTGCTCGACCAGTGGGCCTTCGTCGAAGTCGGCGACGACGTGCGAGCGGCCGGCGAACTCATCATCAGCTACGTCGACGCCGACGGTTATCTCCGCACGCCGCTGGAGGAGATCGCCGCGGCGGTCCAGCCGGCGGTCCCGCTGACGACCCTGCGCCAGGGGCTGGTGCTCGTGCAGCAACTCGAACCGGTGGGCGTGGCCGCCCGTGACCTGAGCGAGTGCCTGCGCCTGCAGCTTGCCGCCGAGGCGGCCGCCGGGCTCGACGTCTCGCTCGAGACCGAACTGGTGACGCATTTTCTGCGCGACATCGAGATGAACCACCTGCCCCAGATCGCCAAGCGACTCGGGCGCAGCGTCGAGGACATCAAGGCCGCCATCGAGAACCTTGCTCACCTCAACCCGCGTCCGGGGTCGCTGGTGGGGCAGTCGTCGGCGCCGGGCATCCACCCTGACGTGGCGGTGGAGGTGGGGCAGGACGGCGAGCTGATTATCGATATGGACGACGGCAACTTTCCCGACCTGCGCGTCTCGCGGTCGTACCGGCGCATGGCCAAGAACCGCCAGACCGAAAGCGCGGCGCGGCAGTTTCTGCAGCGGAACATCCAGTCCGCCCACTGGCTCATCGGCGCCATCGCCCAGCGGCGCCATACCGTGCGGCGCGTGACCGAGGAAGTCTTCAAGGTCCAGCGCGACTTCCTCGACGAAGGCGCCGAGGCGCTCAAGCCCCTTCCGATGGCCGACGTGGCGGGCAAGGTCGGCGTGCATGTGGCGACCGTCAGCCGGGCCGTGGCGGGCAAATACGTCCAGACCCCGCGCGGGATCTTCCCGCTGCGGATGTTCTTCAGCGGCGGCAAGACCACTTCCCAGGGCGAAGACGTCGCCTGGGACGCCATCCGCGTCAAGCTCAAGGAAGTCATCGATGCCGAGGACAAGTCCAACCCCCTCAATGACGATCAACTCGCCGCGGCGCTGTCGGAGAAAGGCCTGACCATCGCCCGCCGCACGGTGGTGAAATACCGCAAGCTGCTGGACATCCCCCCGGCGCGAAAGCGCAAGCAGTTCTAG
- a CDS encoding radical SAM protein — translation MRLLHLPIVARAFGRMIGKVPAGHLWYLLRQMRFEKPHRFGGQVRFNTFFPPYPSAAFDRFCNAVVGRRRVPFSTYVAVTGRCPFACEHCSYARREATDMPADLLLDVVRQVKELGTCTIGFTGGEPLLHEGLEAAVAAAGPEMSPIIFTTGAGLDIACARRLARAGAACVTVGIESADVAAHDAARKSAGSFEQARAAVAAGNAAGLYMAVSTTALRGRIASGELERMYALAADWGAREFRVLAPVATGGITGCAAAMLGANELAYLRDFHRRCNRRRGGPVVASFAHLESDEMFGCGAGYHHLFIDAAGNVCPCDLTPLSFGNIHEQPLAEIWTQMAEYFPRPRCGCLMGKIGGDINAGAPLPIPPQQSRQMIPPPADEPLPGGYQRLLRP, via the coding sequence ATGAGACTTCTTCACCTTCCCATCGTCGCCCGCGCGTTTGGCCGGATGATCGGCAAGGTGCCGGCCGGGCACTTGTGGTATCTGCTGCGGCAGATGCGGTTCGAGAAGCCGCATCGCTTTGGTGGACAGGTGCGGTTCAACACGTTCTTTCCGCCGTATCCGTCGGCCGCGTTCGATCGGTTCTGCAACGCGGTCGTCGGGCGGCGCCGCGTGCCGTTCTCGACCTACGTCGCCGTCACGGGCCGCTGCCCCTTTGCCTGCGAGCACTGCAGCTACGCCCGCCGCGAGGCGACAGACATGCCGGCCGACCTGCTGCTGGACGTCGTGCGGCAGGTGAAAGAACTCGGCACATGCACGATCGGCTTCACCGGCGGCGAGCCGCTGTTGCACGAAGGGCTCGAGGCCGCCGTGGCGGCGGCGGGGCCGGAAATGAGCCCCATCATTTTCACCACCGGCGCGGGGCTCGATATTGCTTGCGCCCGCAGGCTCGCCCGGGCGGGCGCCGCGTGCGTGACGGTGGGCATCGAGTCGGCCGACGTAGCGGCCCACGATGCCGCCCGCAAGAGCGCCGGCTCGTTTGAACAGGCCCGCGCCGCCGTCGCGGCAGGCAATGCAGCGGGCCTGTACATGGCGGTCTCGACCACTGCCCTGCGCGGGCGCATCGCCTCAGGTGAACTGGAACGCATGTACGCTCTGGCGGCTGACTGGGGCGCGCGGGAGTTTCGCGTGCTGGCGCCGGTGGCTACCGGCGGCATCACCGGATGTGCGGCCGCCATGCTCGGGGCGAACGAACTGGCGTATCTGAGGGACTTTCATCGCCGCTGCAATCGGCGCCGCGGGGGGCCTGTCGTGGCGTCATTCGCGCACCTGGAAAGCGACGAGATGTTCGGCTGCGGGGCGGGGTATCATCACCTTTTTATCGACGCGGCAGGCAACGTCTGCCCCTGCGACCTGACGCCGCTGAGCTTCGGGAACATCCACGAGCAGCCGCTGGCGGAGATCTGGACTCAGATGGCCGAGTACTTTCCCCGCCCGCGCTGCGGGTGCCTGATGGGCAAGATCGGCGGCGACATCAACGCCGGTGCGCCGTTGCCGATCCCGCCCCAACAGAGCCGCCAGATGATTCCTCCACCGGCCGACGAGCCCCTGCCCGGCGGATACCAGCGGCTGCTGCGACCGTAG
- a CDS encoding UbiA family prenyltransferase, with protein MLDFIRLCRLYYALPLSLTYLLTLVYVMGGSLGAQWASASASTVALALLIAFGHVMNDVCDVAADRINNPRRPLAAGRVRRREGALLCGCCWRLRGWRPRGPVRRSWRCWPAWQWCWRDTTCCPSVWGWSNRSWWPPWR; from the coding sequence ATGCTAGATTTCATTCGCCTGTGCCGCCTGTATTACGCCCTGCCGCTGTCGCTGACGTATCTGCTGACGCTGGTCTACGTGATGGGCGGTTCGCTGGGCGCGCAGTGGGCTTCGGCGTCGGCCTCGACGGTGGCGCTGGCGCTGCTGATCGCGTTCGGGCACGTGATGAACGACGTGTGCGACGTGGCGGCCGACCGGATCAACAACCCGCGTCGTCCCCTGGCGGCCGGGCGGGTGAGGCGGCGCGAGGGGGCGCTGCTATGCGGGTGCTGCTGGCGTCTTCGGGGATGGCGGCCGCGTGGGCCCGTCCGGCGTTCATGGCGGTGCTGGCCGGCGTGGCAGTGGTGCTGGCGGGATACAACCTGCTGTCCAAGCGTCTGGGGGTGGTCAAACCGTTCGTGGTGGCCGCCCTGGCGGTGA
- a CDS encoding methyltransferase domain-containing protein — protein MHLYLKPSCETSVLVRRSYDRIAGGYDQAWTTHMRDLSLEMLERLKVPSGSRCLDLACGTGFITGELARRSGARAVGIDASDGMLAAARAAHGHACDFVQADALEYLRACKGGSFDVVTCGWALGYSRPRAVLRQIARVLAGGGRVGIIDNSLFSLAGVLAAACKVFAEKPQALAHAARVRFLSGPLSLRAAMRLSGLRVVAAWKGSRTYQVSDGAAALARLTATGAAAGFEFAATDADREAIFARFAEVMDERAGGEGVAFTHRYLAAVGVRPC, from the coding sequence ATGCATCTCTATCTCAAGCCTTCCTGCGAAACCAGCGTTCTCGTGCGACGCAGTTATGACCGCATCGCCGGCGGGTATGACCAGGCGTGGACCACGCACATGCGGGACCTGTCGCTGGAGATGCTCGAGCGGCTGAAGGTGCCTTCCGGCTCGCGGTGTCTCGATCTGGCCTGCGGGACGGGGTTTATCACCGGCGAACTCGCGCGGCGAAGCGGCGCGCGGGCCGTCGGGATCGATGCCTCCGACGGCATGCTCGCGGCTGCCCGCGCCGCGCACGGCCATGCGTGCGACTTTGTCCAGGCCGACGCGCTGGAATATCTCCGCGCGTGCAAGGGCGGGAGCTTCGATGTGGTCACCTGCGGCTGGGCGCTGGGGTACAGCCGCCCGCGCGCGGTGCTGCGACAGATCGCCCGCGTGCTGGCCGGCGGCGGGCGCGTCGGGATCATCGACAATTCGTTGTTTTCGCTGGCGGGCGTGCTGGCAGCCGCCTGCAAAGTCTTCGCCGAGAAACCCCAGGCCCTGGCGCACGCGGCGCGGGTGCGGTTCCTGAGCGGTCCACTATCGCTGCGGGCGGCGATGCGCCTGTCGGGCCTGCGGGTGGTTGCGGCGTGGAAGGGCAGCCGCACGTACCAGGTGTCCGACGGCGCGGCGGCGCTCGCGCGGCTCACGGCCACCGGGGCGGCGGCGGGGTTCGAGTTCGCGGCGACGGACGCCGATCGCGAGGCGATCTTCGCCCGCTTTGCGGAGGTGATGGACGAGCGGGCCGGCGGCGAGGGCGTGGCGTTCACGCACCGGTACCTGGCGGCGGTGGGGGTGCGGCCATGCTAG
- the recR gene encoding recombination mediator RecR, with the protein MAYSETIAKLIELLGNLPGIGARSAERLAFHLLKADDAEALALADAIRDVKTKIRPCGRCFNLAEGELCSVCDDPSRDASTICVVEQPKDLLSIESTGAYRGVYHVLMGQIAPLEGMEPEDLTIAPLIERVKAGGVREVILATNPTVTGDATALHIIDQLTPTGVKLTRLARGLPAGGQIEYSSRSILSDALTERRDVK; encoded by the coding sequence ATGGCATACAGTGAAACCATCGCGAAGTTGATTGAACTGCTGGGCAATCTGCCCGGCATCGGCGCACGGTCGGCTGAGCGGTTGGCGTTTCATCTGCTCAAGGCCGACGACGCCGAGGCGCTGGCGCTGGCCGACGCCATTCGCGACGTCAAGACGAAGATCCGCCCGTGCGGTCGCTGCTTCAACCTGGCCGAGGGCGAGCTCTGCAGCGTCTGCGACGATCCCTCGCGCGACGCCTCGACCATCTGCGTCGTCGAGCAGCCCAAGGACCTGCTGAGCATCGAGTCAACCGGCGCGTACCGTGGCGTGTATCACGTGCTCATGGGCCAGATCGCCCCGCTGGAGGGCATGGAGCCCGAGGACCTGACCATCGCCCCGCTGATCGAGCGCGTCAAGGCCGGCGGCGTGCGAGAGGTGATCCTGGCGACCAATCCCACCGTCACCGGCGACGCCACCGCGCTGCACATCATCGACCAACTCACGCCGACGGGCGTCAAGCTCACGCGCCTCGCCCGAGGCCTGCCCGCCGGCGGACAGATCGAATACTCCAGCCGCTCCATCCTTTCTGACGCCCTCACCGAACGCCGCGATGTGAAGTAG
- a CDS encoding YbaB/EbfC family nucleoid-associated protein: protein MFGNLGKMMKMAQEMKSKLPEVQAQIEASQHSASAGGDAVSATVNGRGALIDIRIDPKALAEGDAALLEDLVKAAVSAAQNKAVTYAAEVMKKLATDMGLPPGMEGMLG, encoded by the coding sequence ATGTTCGGCAACCTTGGCAAGATGATGAAGATGGCTCAGGAGATGAAGAGCAAGCTGCCTGAGGTCCAGGCGCAGATCGAGGCGTCGCAGCATTCCGCCTCGGCCGGCGGCGATGCGGTGTCGGCCACGGTCAATGGCCGCGGGGCGCTGATCGACATCAGGATAGATCCCAAGGCACTCGCCGAGGGCGACGCGGCGCTGCTGGAAGATCTGGTCAAGGCGGCTGTCAGCGCCGCGCAGAACAAGGCCGTCACGTACGCCGCCGAAGTCATGAAGAAGCTGGCCACCGACATGGGCCTGCCTCCCGGCATGGAAGGGATGTTGGGGTAG